A section of the Methanosarcina mazei S-6 genome encodes:
- a CDS encoding uL15m family ribosomal protein yields the protein MDIKKFRGSRTCGGGTHKNRRGAGNRGGRGKAGGCKHHFVRAMMRGYSYGKHGFKRPVEVSKDISIVNVGELDELAPYLVEEGLAEVKDGAYHINLENLGIEKVLGSGRVTKNLVVTSEEFSASAREKIENAGGSCIDAE from the coding sequence ATGGATATTAAGAAGTTCAGAGGGTCCAGGACCTGCGGAGGCGGGACCCATAAAAACAGGCGTGGAGCCGGAAACCGCGGAGGCCGTGGAAAAGCCGGTGGCTGCAAACACCACTTCGTAAGAGCTATGATGCGTGGATACAGCTACGGAAAGCACGGTTTCAAGCGCCCTGTTGAAGTTTCAAAGGACATTTCAATAGTAAATGTTGGAGAACTTGACGAACTTGCTCCCTATCTTGTTGAAGAAGGGCTTGCAGAAGTTAAGGATGGAGCATACCACATTAACCTTGAAAACCTCGGAATCGAGAAGGTCCTTGGAAGCGGACGTGTCACAAAGAACCTTGTGGTCACTTCAGAGGAGTTTTCCGCGTCTGCCCGCGAAAAAATCGAAAATGCTGGCGGAAGCTGCATCGATGCAGAATAA
- a CDS encoding 50S ribosomal protein L30 yields MYAVVRLRGQVNVRYTIEDTMKMLRLHKVNHCVFLPENPHYKGMVQKVKDYVAYGKIDAKTLAEVLENRGRLEGDARLTEEYIRENTDYDSIKAFAEAVVEGKASLKDVPKLKPVFRLHPPRKGHAGIKRTVQQGGVLGNHEENINVLLHKMR; encoded by the coding sequence ATGTATGCAGTTGTGAGACTGAGAGGTCAGGTCAACGTTCGCTATACCATTGAGGATACTATGAAGATGCTCCGCCTGCACAAAGTTAACCACTGTGTGTTCTTGCCGGAGAATCCTCACTACAAGGGCATGGTCCAGAAAGTAAAGGACTACGTTGCATACGGAAAGATTGATGCAAAGACTCTTGCAGAAGTCCTTGAAAACCGTGGAAGGCTTGAAGGCGACGCTCGCCTTACAGAAGAATACATCCGTGAAAACACGGACTATGATTCCATAAAGGCCTTCGCAGAAGCAGTTGTCGAGGGAAAAGCTTCCCTTAAGGACGTCCCCAAACTGAAACCTGTATTCAGGCTTCACCCGCCCAGAAAAGGGCATGCAGGGATTAAGAGGACAGTCCAGCAGGGCGGCGTACTCGGAAACCACGAAGAAAATATCAACGTGCTCCTGCACAAGATGAGATAA
- a CDS encoding 30S ribosomal protein S5, translated as MAFDQDWVPKTRLGKLVVEGQVASMDEAIKSGLPIREPQIIDMLLPDLEDEVLDINMVQRMTDSGRRVKFRATVIVGNRNGYVGLGQAKDVQVGPAIRKAIDAAKLNITYIRRGCGSWECACGLPHTVPYEVTGKAGSVSVTLIPAPRGLGIAAGNTATKVLEKAGIKDVWTKTFGTTRSTLNFAKATYDALNQVNVVRLPVYYGKEEI; from the coding sequence ATGGCATTCGATCAAGATTGGGTCCCGAAAACCAGGCTTGGAAAATTAGTCGTTGAAGGACAGGTTGCTTCCATGGACGAAGCAATCAAATCAGGCCTGCCTATTAGAGAACCCCAGATAATTGATATGCTGCTTCCTGACCTGGAAGATGAGGTGCTTGACATTAACATGGTCCAGAGGATGACTGACTCAGGACGCCGTGTGAAGTTCAGAGCAACCGTAATCGTAGGAAACAGAAACGGCTATGTAGGGCTCGGACAGGCAAAAGACGTACAGGTCGGGCCTGCTATCCGCAAGGCAATCGACGCTGCAAAGCTCAATATTACCTATATCCGCAGAGGCTGCGGTTCCTGGGAATGCGCCTGCGGACTGCCGCACACTGTACCTTACGAGGTCACAGGAAAGGCAGGCAGTGTAAGCGTAACCCTCATCCCTGCCCCAAGAGGTCTCGGGATTGCTGCAGGGAACACTGCAACCAAAGTGCTTGAAAAAGCCGGCATTAAAGACGTATGGACCAAGACCTTCGGAACTACCAGGTCTACCCTCAACTTCGCAAAGGCTACATATGATGCCCTCAATCAGGTCAATGTCGTAAGACTGCCTGTGTACTACGGTAAGGAGGAAATCTGA
- the secY gene encoding preprotein translocase subunit SecY has protein sequence MTLRDTLEPFFNKLPAVASPEKHVHFKDKLWWTLGILVLYFALANVPLFGMSQDSIDLFESYRAFFAGASGTLVLLGIGPIVTASIVLQLLVGADIIKLDLSDPRDQSFFQGSQKFLVFVMIILEALPQLLGGYIQPDPGLASTLGVGLGVITLLLLVQIFIGGVLVLFMDEVVSKWGIGSGVGLFIVAGISQQIVTGIFNWEMENGLPVGLIPKWIYIAQNTDAGYLLSGEGLLFMLVSGGILALLSTIAIFLLVVYVESTRIEIPLAHSAVRGARGRFPVKLIYASVLPMILVRALQANIQMVGIILSGRGITFLGEFSGSTPLNGIMYYLSPINSPYDWIPSLVQQSFASYGATAPAMWQIALHVFIDATFLIAGGIIFALFWIETTGMGAKQTAQKIFNSGMQIPGFRRNISSIEKVMQRYIPKVTVIGGAFIGLLTLIASLLGTLGSAGGTGLLLTVSIVYRLYEDIASEQMMEMHPMIRSFFGEQ, from the coding sequence ATGACTCTCAGGGATACCTTAGAACCGTTTTTTAATAAGTTACCTGCAGTAGCAAGTCCGGAAAAACATGTCCACTTTAAAGATAAACTCTGGTGGACTCTGGGAATTCTGGTGCTGTATTTTGCTCTTGCAAATGTGCCGCTCTTCGGAATGTCTCAGGATTCTATTGACCTTTTTGAATCTTATCGTGCCTTCTTTGCCGGGGCTTCGGGAACTTTAGTTCTCCTTGGTATAGGTCCAATTGTTACGGCTTCCATTGTCCTGCAGCTTCTTGTCGGGGCAGACATTATCAAACTGGACCTTTCGGACCCCAGAGATCAGTCATTCTTCCAGGGATCTCAGAAGTTCCTTGTCTTTGTTATGATTATTCTGGAAGCTCTTCCACAGCTTCTTGGTGGATACATCCAGCCGGATCCGGGGCTTGCTTCTACTCTTGGTGTAGGCCTGGGAGTGATCACTTTACTGCTCCTTGTCCAGATCTTTATTGGAGGCGTGCTGGTTCTTTTCATGGACGAAGTGGTCTCCAAATGGGGTATCGGTTCAGGAGTCGGGCTTTTCATAGTTGCGGGAATCTCTCAGCAGATCGTTACAGGGATATTTAACTGGGAAATGGAAAACGGGCTCCCTGTAGGTCTTATTCCCAAATGGATTTACATAGCCCAGAATACCGATGCAGGCTACCTCTTATCCGGTGAAGGCCTTTTATTCATGCTGGTCAGTGGAGGCATTCTTGCTCTCCTGAGTACGATTGCTATCTTCCTGCTCGTGGTGTATGTGGAGAGTACAAGAATAGAAATCCCTCTCGCTCACAGTGCAGTTAGAGGAGCAAGGGGCCGCTTCCCGGTCAAACTTATTTACGCATCAGTCCTGCCAATGATCCTTGTCAGGGCTCTTCAGGCTAACATCCAGATGGTAGGGATTATTCTTTCCGGCAGAGGGATTACTTTCCTCGGAGAATTCAGCGGCTCAACCCCATTGAACGGGATCATGTATTATCTGTCTCCTATAAACAGCCCATATGACTGGATCCCGTCCCTGGTACAGCAATCATTTGCAAGCTATGGGGCAACCGCTCCGGCTATGTGGCAGATCGCACTGCATGTCTTTATAGATGCCACGTTTCTGATTGCAGGAGGTATTATCTTTGCCCTCTTCTGGATAGAGACTACAGGCATGGGTGCTAAACAGACAGCTCAGAAGATCTTCAACTCAGGTATGCAGATTCCTGGTTTCAGGCGGAACATCAGCAGTATTGAAAAAGTCATGCAGCGTTATATCCCAAAGGTTACCGTTATAGGCGGGGCTTTTATAGGATTACTGACCCTGATTGCGAGCCTGCTCGGTACTCTTGGAAGTGCTGGAGGTACGGGGCTTTTGCTGACTGTAAGTATTGTGTACCGTCTGTATGAGGATATAGCTTCCGAGCAGATGATGGAGATGCACCCGATGATTCGTTCTTTCTTTGGGGAGCAATGA
- a CDS encoding 50S ribosomal protein L18: protein MATGPRYKVPFRRRREGRTNYHLRLKLLLSGQDRVVVRKSARNVQIQLLAPTPEGDITYSSAVSSELAKYGYTGATGNTTAAYLTGLLFGLKSLQKGYEGGILDIGLQASSAGSRVYAALKGIVDSGFEIPCSSDVFPSDERIRGEHIAEYREESSDLPEQFEATKEKIFAEFS, encoded by the coding sequence ATGGCAACAGGACCAAGATATAAGGTTCCTTTTAGAAGAAGAAGAGAAGGACGCACCAATTACCACCTCCGCCTTAAATTACTACTCTCAGGGCAGGACCGTGTGGTTGTCAGAAAGAGTGCAAGAAACGTTCAGATCCAGTTACTAGCTCCGACCCCTGAAGGGGACATAACATATTCCTCAGCCGTTTCAAGTGAACTTGCAAAGTACGGTTACACAGGAGCTACCGGAAACACAACGGCTGCATACCTTACAGGGCTCTTATTCGGGCTGAAGAGTTTGCAGAAGGGCTATGAAGGAGGCATTCTGGACATAGGTCTCCAGGCTTCCTCTGCAGGTTCAAGAGTTTACGCCGCCCTTAAAGGGATCGTAGATTCTGGCTTTGAAATTCCATGCAGTTCCGACGTGTTCCCCTCTGACGAGAGGATCCGCGGAGAGCACATAGCCGAATACAGAGAAGAGAGCTCAGACCTGCCAGAGCAGTTTGAAGCAACCAAAGAGAAAATCTTTGCTGAATTTAGTTAA